The following are encoded together in the Leuconostoc mesenteroides subsp. mesenteroides ATCC 8293 genome:
- a CDS encoding MFS transporter yields MRVAKNNTAFRVMITSQFVNNLGSSFFNIVFLVYAATLPNKTLSVTLVAFTEMLPTLFSIIVGNFADKTKHHLRSWRIARLSQSIIFLIITVILIFFDGQFWSFLILLLLVFVSSVVGSYSNLLMKPVSRFILSDSDLQEAMSLEQTVSVAVNLIGGFSGVALLGILHQNYAGFSLINAGMFVIAWSIMALNHRQFLEAEQHIEAETKPNTNTSIFSDLKSTFIYVYKDHLFFQILLLATAINFVGTSFNGVFNLTLLHNKSLLIGNFGTTVAIFGAISSIGLLTGSLIINDFFKKLTTKQLIGISGIGIVLIAAVPLFYPNGVLWMLIIFLFSYIEAKINPKLGAILMKRTNHNRLAGVSGLINTFVMSATPLGQIIFLGTANIYSPNISWFFMGFVASLITIYTILTRQQDMELVEKTRESAIL; encoded by the coding sequence ATGCGCGTTGCCAAAAATAATACAGCATTTCGAGTAATGATTACATCACAGTTCGTTAATAACTTAGGAAGCAGCTTTTTCAATATTGTTTTTTTAGTTTATGCTGCAACACTGCCAAACAAAACACTTAGTGTTACATTAGTCGCATTTACAGAAATGCTACCAACACTATTCTCCATTATTGTTGGAAACTTTGCTGATAAAACGAAGCATCACCTTCGGTCTTGGCGTATTGCTCGCCTCTCTCAATCAATAATTTTTTTGATTATTACTGTGATATTGATTTTCTTTGACGGTCAATTTTGGAGCTTTTTGATACTGTTATTATTAGTCTTTGTTTCTTCGGTAGTCGGATCTTATAGTAATTTACTAATGAAACCAGTTTCTAGATTTATTTTAAGCGATTCTGATCTGCAAGAAGCAATGAGCTTGGAGCAAACTGTCAGTGTTGCCGTCAACTTAATTGGTGGTTTTTCCGGCGTCGCTTTACTTGGCATTTTGCATCAAAATTACGCTGGATTTAGTCTTATCAATGCTGGGATGTTTGTTATTGCTTGGTCCATTATGGCGCTTAATCATCGTCAATTTTTGGAAGCCGAACAACATATTGAAGCAGAAACAAAGCCAAATACCAATACATCAATTTTTTCAGATTTAAAATCAACTTTTATTTATGTTTACAAGGATCATTTGTTTTTTCAAATTTTACTACTCGCTACCGCCATTAATTTTGTCGGCACCTCTTTTAATGGTGTTTTTAACCTGACCTTATTACATAACAAATCATTATTAATTGGTAACTTTGGGACGACCGTAGCTATTTTTGGCGCAATAAGTTCAATTGGCCTATTAACTGGATCTTTGATTATCAATGATTTTTTCAAGAAACTAACAACAAAACAATTAATTGGCATTTCTGGTATTGGTATTGTGTTAATTGCTGCTGTACCCCTTTTTTATCCAAATGGTGTTTTATGGATGCTAATCATTTTTTTATTTTCATACATTGAAGCTAAAATCAATCCAAAATTAGGAGCAATCTTAATGAAGCGAACCAATCATAATCGCTTGGCGGGTGTTTCTGGTCTAATTAATACATTCGTTATGTCGGCCACGCCACTTGGTCAAATTATTTTTCTCGGCACCGCAAACATCTATTCACCAAATATTTCTTGGTTCTTCATGGGATTTGTCGCATCACTGATTACCATTTATACAATCTTAACTCGCCAACAAGATATGGAACTGGTTGAAAAAACCAGAGAATCCGCTATACTATAA